From one Citrobacter sp. Marseille-Q6884 genomic stretch:
- a CDS encoding DUF1971 domain-containing protein has translation MSHLRIPANWKIKRSTPFFTKDNVPAALLSHHNTAAGVFGQLCVMEGTVTYFGFANEGAKEPEVKVVINAGQFATSPPQYWHRVELSDDAQFNINFWVEDDNHSDEMYQAKKSSS, from the coding sequence ATGTCCCACTTACGCATCCCGGCAAACTGGAAAATCAAACGCTCCACCCCCTTCTTTACCAAAGACAATGTCCCGGCCGCGCTCCTTTCTCATCACAACACAGCAGCAGGCGTCTTTGGACAACTCTGCGTGATGGAAGGAACGGTAACCTATTTCGGCTTTGCCAATGAAGGCGCGAAAGAGCCTGAGGTGAAAGTGGTCATTAATGCCGGTCAGTTCGCGACCAGCCCACCACAGTACTGGCATCGTGTTGAATTAAGCGATGACGCGCAATTCAACATTAATTTCTGGGTTGAAGATGACAACCACTCAGATGAGATGTATCAGGCGAAAAAGTCGTCATCCTGA
- the dsbB gene encoding disulfide bond formation protein DsbB: MLRFLNQCSRGRGAWLLLALTALALELVALWFQHVMLLKPCVLCIYERSALFGVMGAGLVGAIAPKTPLRYVAMVIWIYSAWRGLQLAYEHTMIQLHPSPFMTCDFAARFPGWLPLDKWLPQVFVASGDCAERQWSFLTLEMPQWLLGIFAAYLVVAVLVVLAQPFKPKKRDLFGR, from the coding sequence ATGTTGCGATTTTTAAACCAGTGCTCCCGCGGTCGTGGAGCATGGTTATTGTTGGCGTTAACCGCCCTGGCGCTGGAACTCGTTGCGTTGTGGTTCCAGCATGTCATGCTGCTTAAACCTTGCGTGTTGTGTATTTACGAACGTAGCGCATTATTCGGCGTGATGGGTGCAGGCCTCGTAGGTGCCATTGCGCCAAAAACCCCCCTGCGCTATGTCGCGATGGTTATCTGGATTTACAGTGCCTGGCGCGGTCTGCAGTTAGCGTATGAGCACACGATGATTCAACTTCATCCCTCACCGTTCATGACTTGTGATTTTGCCGCGCGCTTCCCAGGCTGGTTACCGCTGGATAAATGGCTACCGCAGGTGTTTGTCGCATCCGGTGATTGTGCAGAGCGTCAGTGGTCTTTTTTAACCCTGGAAATGCCGCAATGGCTGTTAGGGATTTTTGCCGCTTACCTTGTTGTCGCAGTGCTGGTCGTACTGGCACAGCCGTTTAAACCGAAAAAACGTGACCTCTTCGGTCGCTAA
- the nhaB gene encoding Na(+)/H(+) antiporter NhaB has protein sequence MELSWGRAMWRNFLGQSPDWYKLALLVFLVVNPLIFFINPFVAGWLLVAEFIFTLAMALKCYPLLPGGLLAIEAVIIGMTSATHVREEIAANLEVLLLLMFMVAGIYFMKQLLLFIFTRLLLSIRSKMLLSLAFCVAAAFLSAFLDALTVVAVVISVAVGFYGIYHRVASSRGEDNNMLDDSHIDQHNKAVLEQFRGFLRSLMMHAGVGTALGGVMTMVGEPQNLIIAKAAGWHFGDFFLRMSPVTVPVLICGLLTCVLVEKLRWFGYGETLPEKVREVLQQFDDQSRQQRTRQDKIKLIIQAIIGVWLVIALALHLAEVGLIGLSVIILATSLTGVTDEHAIGKAFTESLPFTALLTVFFSIVAVIIDQQLFAPIIQFVLQSSEHAQLTLFYLFNGLLSSISDNVFVGTIYINEAKAAMESGTISLNQYELLAVAINTGTNLPSVATPNGQAAFLFLLTSALAPLIRLSYGRMVWMALPYTLVLTLVGLLCVEFTLVPVTQWMTQIGWLATLS, from the coding sequence ATGGAGCTCTCCTGGGGTCGCGCAATGTGGCGCAATTTTTTAGGCCAGTCACCGGACTGGTATAAACTCGCGTTACTCGTCTTTTTAGTCGTTAACCCACTGATATTTTTCATCAACCCATTCGTCGCAGGCTGGTTGCTGGTTGCTGAATTCATTTTCACGCTGGCCATGGCGCTTAAATGCTATCCACTCTTGCCCGGCGGATTATTGGCTATTGAAGCGGTTATCATCGGCATGACCAGCGCGACGCATGTGCGTGAAGAGATTGCCGCTAACCTTGAGGTGCTATTACTGCTGATGTTCATGGTCGCGGGCATCTATTTTATGAAGCAGCTGCTGCTGTTCATCTTTACCCGACTGCTGCTCAGCATTCGCTCCAAGATGCTGCTATCGCTGGCCTTCTGTGTTGCAGCGGCGTTCTTATCCGCGTTCCTTGATGCCTTGACCGTAGTGGCCGTGGTGATAAGCGTCGCGGTAGGCTTTTACGGCATTTATCATCGCGTCGCCTCTTCCCGTGGGGAAGACAATAATATGCTCGATGACAGCCATATCGATCAGCACAATAAAGCCGTGCTGGAGCAGTTCCGTGGGTTTCTGCGCAGTCTGATGATGCATGCGGGAGTGGGAACAGCGTTAGGTGGCGTGATGACGATGGTTGGCGAACCGCAAAACCTGATCATCGCCAAAGCGGCGGGCTGGCATTTCGGTGACTTCTTCCTGCGTATGTCGCCGGTCACCGTCCCGGTGCTGATTTGCGGGCTGTTAACCTGTGTGCTGGTCGAGAAATTACGCTGGTTTGGCTATGGCGAAACGCTGCCAGAGAAGGTGCGGGAAGTCCTGCAACAGTTTGACGATCAGAGTCGCCAACAGCGTACCCGCCAGGATAAAATCAAACTGATTATTCAGGCGATTATCGGCGTATGGCTGGTCATTGCCCTCGCCCTGCACCTGGCAGAGGTTGGCTTGATTGGCCTGTCGGTGATTATCCTGGCAACGTCGTTGACCGGTGTCACCGATGAACATGCCATTGGCAAAGCGTTCACCGAATCACTGCCATTCACCGCGCTGCTTACCGTATTTTTCTCAATTGTCGCCGTGATCATTGATCAGCAGCTTTTTGCGCCCATTATTCAGTTTGTTTTACAGTCCTCTGAACATGCGCAACTGACGCTTTTCTATCTCTTCAATGGTCTGCTTTCTTCTATTTCTGATAACGTCTTTGTGGGGACGATTTATATCAATGAAGCAAAAGCGGCAATGGAAAGCGGGACAATCAGCCTGAATCAGTATGAGCTGTTAGCGGTGGCGATCAATACCGGAACCAACCTGCCTTCCGTGGCGACACCGAATGGCCAGGCGGCATTCCTGTTCCTGCTCACCTCTGCGCTGGCGCCATTGATTCGCCTCTCTTATGGCCGCATGGTGTGGATGGCGCTGCCTTATACGCTCGTTCTGACACTAGTAGGCCTTCTTTGCGTGGAGTTCACGCTGGTCCCTGTCACACAGTGGATGACCCAGATAGGCTGGTTAGCTACACTCTCATAA
- the fadR gene encoding fatty acid metabolism transcriptional regulator FadR — translation MVIKAQSPAGFAEEYIIESIWNNRFPPGTILPAERELSELIGVTRTTLREVLQRLARDGWLTIQHGKPTKVNNFWETSGLNILETLARLDHESVPQLIDNLLSVRTNISTIFIRTAFRQHPDKAQDVLATANEVADHADAFADLDYNIFRGLAFASGNPIYGLILNGMKGLYTRIGRHYFANPEARSLALSFYRKLSLLCEQGAHDQVYETVRSYGHESGEIWHRMQKNLPGDLAIQSR, via the coding sequence ATGGTCATTAAGGCGCAAAGCCCGGCGGGGTTCGCGGAAGAGTACATCATTGAAAGTATCTGGAATAACCGCTTCCCGCCTGGCACTATTTTGCCCGCTGAACGTGAACTCTCCGAACTCATCGGCGTTACTCGTACCACGTTACGCGAAGTATTACAGCGCCTGGCGCGAGATGGTTGGTTGACCATTCAACACGGCAAACCGACGAAGGTGAATAATTTCTGGGAAACGTCCGGGCTGAATATTCTCGAAACGCTGGCGCGTCTTGATCATGAAAGCGTCCCGCAACTGATCGATAACCTGCTGTCGGTACGTACGAATATCTCGACGATTTTTATTCGCACCGCATTCCGCCAGCACCCGGATAAAGCACAAGACGTTCTGGCAACGGCAAATGAAGTGGCGGACCATGCTGATGCCTTCGCTGATCTGGACTACAACATTTTCCGTGGTCTGGCATTTGCGTCGGGCAACCCAATTTACGGTCTGATCCTCAATGGTATGAAAGGGCTGTATACACGTATTGGCCGCCATTACTTCGCCAACCCGGAAGCCCGTAGTCTGGCACTGAGCTTCTACCGCAAGCTGTCATTACTCTGCGAGCAAGGTGCTCATGATCAGGTGTATGAAACGGTGCGCAGCTACGGTCACGAGAGTGGTGAGATTTGGCATCGTATGCAGAAGAATCTGCCGGGCGATTTAGCCATTCAGAGCCGCTAA
- a CDS encoding SpoVR family protein: MATIDSMNKDTTRLSDGPDWTFDLLDVYLAEIDRVAKLYKLDTYPHQIEVITSEQMMDAYSSVGMPINYPHWSFGKKFIETERLYKHGQQGLAYEIVINSNPCIAYLMEENTITMQALVMAHACYGHNSFFKNNYLFRSWTDASSIVDYLIFARNYITQCEERYGVDEVEKLLDSCHALMNYGVDRYKRPQKISLQEEKARQKSREEYLQSQVNMLWRTLPKKEEEKTVSEARRYPSEPQENLLYFMEKNAPLLESWQREVLRIVRKVSQYFYPQKQTQVMNEGWATFWHYTILNHLYDEGKVTERFMLEFLHSHTNVVFQPPYNSPWYSGINPYALGFAMFQDIKRICQSPTEEDKYWFPDIAGSDWLETLHFAMRDFKDESFISQFLSPKVMRDFRLFTVLDDDRHNYLEISAIHNEEGYREIRNRLSSQYNLSNLEPNIQIWNVDLRGDRSLTLRYIPHNRAPLDKGRKEVLKHVHRLWGFDVLLEQQNEDGSVELLERCPARMNGL, from the coding sequence ATGGCTACGATTGATTCCATGAACAAGGACACCACACGTTTGAGCGATGGACCCGACTGGACGTTTGATCTGCTGGATGTCTATCTGGCAGAAATAGACCGCGTGGCGAAACTCTATAAGCTGGATACCTACCCGCATCAAATCGAGGTGATCACCTCCGAGCAGATGATGGACGCCTACTCCAGCGTCGGGATGCCCATCAACTATCCTCACTGGTCGTTTGGCAAAAAGTTTATTGAAACCGAACGCTTGTATAAGCATGGTCAGCAAGGACTGGCCTATGAAATCGTCATCAATTCCAATCCATGTATCGCTTACCTGATGGAAGAGAACACCATCACCATGCAAGCACTGGTGATGGCGCATGCCTGCTACGGGCATAACTCCTTCTTCAAAAATAACTACCTTTTCCGTAGCTGGACGGATGCCAGTTCCATTGTCGATTATCTGATCTTCGCGCGAAACTATATTACCCAGTGCGAAGAGCGTTACGGCGTGGATGAAGTCGAAAAACTGCTCGACTCCTGCCATGCGCTGATGAATTACGGCGTTGACCGCTATAAACGCCCGCAAAAAATATCGTTGCAGGAAGAGAAAGCGCGGCAGAAAAGCCGCGAGGAGTATCTGCAAAGTCAGGTGAATATGTTGTGGCGCACGCTGCCGAAGAAAGAGGAAGAAAAGACCGTTTCCGAAGCGCGGCGTTATCCTTCCGAGCCACAGGAAAACCTGCTTTATTTCATGGAGAAAAACGCCCCTCTGCTGGAATCCTGGCAACGTGAGGTCCTGCGTATCGTGCGCAAAGTAAGCCAGTATTTTTATCCGCAGAAACAGACGCAGGTCATGAACGAAGGCTGGGCAACCTTCTGGCATTACACCATCCTCAACCACCTTTATGATGAAGGCAAAGTCACCGAGCGCTTTATGCTGGAGTTTCTGCATAGCCATACCAATGTGGTATTCCAGCCGCCTTACAACAGCCCGTGGTACAGCGGTATTAACCCTTATGCGCTTGGCTTTGCGATGTTCCAGGACATCAAACGTATTTGTCAGTCCCCCACCGAGGAGGACAAATACTGGTTCCCGGACATTGCGGGTTCGGACTGGCTGGAGACGCTGCATTTCGCGATGCGCGATTTTAAAGACGAGAGCTTTATCAGCCAGTTCCTGTCCCCCAAAGTGATGCGTGATTTCCGCTTGTTTACGGTGCTGGATGATGACCGACATAACTATCTGGAGATTTCCGCGATTCACAACGAGGAGGGATACCGCGAGATCCGCAACCGGCTGTCGTCGCAATATAATCTGAGCAACCTGGAGCCGAATATTCAGATCTGGAATGTGGATCTGCGTGGCGATCGTTCCCTCACCTTACGCTATATTCCGCACAACCGTGCTCCACTGGATAAGGGACGCAAAGAGGTACTGAAACATGTTCATCGGCTGTGGGGATTTGATGTGTTGCTGGAGCAACAGAATGAGGATGGCAGCGTTGAACTGCTGGAGCGTTGCCCCGCGAGAATGAACGGTCTGTAA
- a CDS encoding D-amino acid dehydrogenase, with amino-acid sequence MRVVILGSGVVGVTSAWYLSQAGHEVTVIDREPGPALETSAANAGQISPGYAAPWAAPGVPLKAIKWMFQRHAPLAVRLDGTQFQLKWMWQMLRNCDTSHYMENKGRMVRLAEYSRDCLKTLRATTGIEYEGRQGGTLQLFRTAQQYENATRDIAVLEDAGVPYQLLEANRLAEVEPALAEVTHKLTGGLRLPNDETGDCQLFTQRLAKMAELAGVKFRFNTPVDKLLSEGEQIYGVQCGDEIIKADAYVMAFGSYSTAMLKGIVDIPVYPLKGYSLTIPVAQDDGAPVSTILDETYKIAITRFDNRIRVGGMAEIVGFNTELLQPRRETLEMVVRDLFPRGGHVEQATFWTGLRPMTPDGTPVVGRTRFKNLLLNTGHGTLGWTMACGSGQLLSDILSGRTPAIPYEDLSVARYSPGFTPSRPRHLHGAHN; translated from the coding sequence ATGCGAGTTGTCATACTGGGAAGTGGTGTCGTTGGCGTGACCAGCGCCTGGTATTTAAGTCAGGCTGGACACGAAGTCACCGTCATTGATCGTGAACCCGGTCCGGCACTGGAAACCAGTGCGGCGAACGCGGGGCAAATCTCTCCAGGCTATGCAGCACCGTGGGCAGCGCCCGGCGTACCGCTAAAAGCCATTAAGTGGATGTTCCAGCGCCATGCTCCGTTGGCCGTTCGCCTCGACGGAACACAGTTCCAGTTGAAATGGATGTGGCAAATGTTGCGTAACTGCGATACCAGTCACTACATGGAAAACAAAGGGCGCATGGTGCGTCTGGCAGAGTACAGTCGTGACTGTCTGAAAACGCTGCGTGCCACCACTGGTATCGAATATGAAGGTCGTCAGGGCGGAACGTTACAGTTGTTCCGCACCGCTCAACAGTATGAGAATGCCACGCGCGATATCGCCGTTCTGGAAGACGCTGGCGTACCGTATCAACTTCTGGAGGCTAACCGTCTGGCCGAAGTCGAACCGGCACTGGCTGAAGTGACGCACAAGCTGACCGGCGGGCTGCGTTTACCCAATGACGAAACCGGCGACTGCCAGTTGTTTACTCAGCGGCTGGCGAAAATGGCCGAGCTGGCGGGAGTGAAATTCCGCTTTAATACGCCAGTGGATAAGTTGCTGAGCGAAGGCGAGCAGATTTATGGCGTGCAGTGTGGTGATGAAATCATTAAAGCCGACGCTTATGTGATGGCTTTTGGATCTTACTCGACGGCCATGCTGAAAGGGATTGTGGATATCCCGGTTTATCCGCTTAAAGGCTATTCGCTGACGATTCCGGTCGCGCAAGATGACGGGGCGCCCGTTTCCACTATTCTTGATGAAACCTACAAAATTGCGATTACCCGCTTCGACAACCGAATTCGCGTCGGCGGCATGGCCGAAATTGTGGGCTTCAATACGGAGTTATTACAGCCGCGTCGTGAAACGCTGGAGATGGTCGTGCGCGATCTCTTCCCGCGTGGTGGTCACGTGGAACAGGCTACCTTCTGGACCGGGCTGCGTCCGATGACGCCTGACGGTACGCCAGTGGTGGGAAGAACCCGCTTTAAGAATCTCCTGCTGAATACCGGTCACGGCACGCTGGGCTGGACTATGGCCTGTGGCTCAGGCCAGTTACTGAGCGATATTCTTTCTGGACGCACGCCGGCAATACCTTACGAAGACCTGAGCGTGGCGCGTTACAGCCCGGGATTTACCCCATCACGTCCACGGCATTTACATGGCGCACATAACTGA
- the dadX gene encoding catabolic alanine racemase DadX — protein sequence MTRPILASIDLQALKQNLGIARQAAPNARVWSVVKANAYGHGIERVWNALGTTDGFAMLNLEEAITLRERGWKGPILMLEGFFHAEDLTVYDTWRLTTCVHSNWQLKALQNARLKAPLDVYLKVNSGMNRLGFLPERVSTVWQQLRAMPNVGQMTLMSHFADAEHPDGIQEAMTRIEQAAEGLECKRSLSNSAATLWHPEAHFDWVRPGIILYGASPSGQWRDIANTGLKPVMSLNSEIIGVQTLKAGDRVGYGGRYTARGEQRIGIVATGYADGYPRHAPSGTPVLVDGVRTGTVGTVSMDMLAVDLTPCPQAGIGTPVELWGKEIKIDDVAAAAGTVGYELMCSLALRVPVVTV from the coding sequence ATGACCCGCCCGATACTGGCCAGCATTGACCTGCAGGCGTTGAAACAAAACTTAGGCATTGCGCGCCAGGCGGCACCCAACGCCCGCGTCTGGTCGGTGGTTAAAGCCAATGCGTACGGACACGGTATAGAACGCGTCTGGAATGCGCTGGGCACCACCGACGGTTTCGCCATGCTTAATCTTGAAGAGGCGATCACCCTGCGTGAGCGGGGATGGAAAGGCCCGATTTTAATGCTGGAGGGCTTTTTCCACGCCGAAGACCTGACCGTCTACGATACCTGGCGTCTGACCACCTGCGTGCACAGCAACTGGCAACTGAAAGCGCTGCAAAACGCGCGTCTGAAAGCGCCGCTCGATGTTTACCTGAAGGTGAACAGCGGCATGAACCGACTGGGTTTTTTACCGGAGCGGGTCTCGACGGTCTGGCAACAGTTGCGGGCGATGCCTAACGTCGGGCAAATGACGTTGATGTCGCATTTTGCCGATGCGGAACACCCGGATGGCATTCAGGAGGCGATGACGCGCATTGAACAGGCTGCGGAAGGGCTGGAGTGTAAACGTTCGTTATCAAATTCAGCCGCGACGCTCTGGCACCCTGAAGCGCATTTTGACTGGGTGCGCCCGGGCATTATTTTGTACGGCGCATCGCCATCGGGACAATGGCGTGATATCGCCAATACGGGGCTAAAACCGGTGATGTCGCTGAACAGCGAGATCATCGGCGTGCAAACGCTGAAAGCCGGTGACCGGGTCGGTTACGGTGGTCGCTATACTGCCCGTGGCGAGCAGCGGATTGGGATTGTGGCGACCGGTTATGCAGACGGTTATCCGCGCCATGCACCCAGCGGCACGCCCGTGCTGGTGGACGGTGTTCGAACCGGTACCGTCGGGACCGTATCAATGGACATGCTGGCCGTTGATCTGACGCCATGCCCGCAGGCCGGCATTGGCACCCCGGTGGAGCTGTGGGGGAAAGAGATTAAAATTGATGATGTGGCTGCAGCAGCCGGAACGGTGGGCTACGAATTAATGTGTTCGCTGGCACTGCGCGTGCCAGTCGTGACGGTGTAA